GGTCACCGCCTATGCCCACGGCAAGACCGTCACGGTCCCGCCCTACCTGTACTGCACGATCGGCGAACCCGATCAGCACGGCCGGGTATCGCCCGATTGCCGGCGCGGCGAGACCGTCGCACAGCTGAATCCGCCGCTGGGTTATCCGGTGCAGCTGTCGCTACCGCGGCACGTCGCCGACGCACCGTGGGTGATGGTGCTCGAGTACGAGCAGATCGACAACCCCAGCAAGACCGTGCAGCACCTGGCGTCGTACCGGAACTACCCCGAGGGC
The genomic region above belongs to Nocardia spumae and contains:
- a CDS encoding DUF2771 domain-containing protein, which translates into the protein MTKPSTRTILALALAAVLVVVAAVAGIVAVAVHNAPETDPAVTAYAHGKTVTVPPYLYCTIGEPDQHGRVSPDCRRGETVAQLNPPLGYPVQLSLPRHVADAPWVMVLEYEQIDNPSKTVQHLASYRNYPEGTLAVTVDSHPEPNLRLIGIELQLLLLVRDEAGNEAFSPYQAWSIKAS